A single region of the Nicotiana sylvestris chromosome 6, ASM39365v2, whole genome shotgun sequence genome encodes:
- the LOC104225770 gene encoding uncharacterized protein, producing MTEGVFTITATDNDNSRAQASIISNYNIDTRNDVVETLQPNGVINNGERLTDDVMRKTKKKPGVFGLFKAAMFVLRHRTKGKQKAAQVAVSSTKGDWKKLVGSMRPLHLQDNNSQAAYDYCATTSSPSALSCSGTMSQYASASDLQAMDVPAAGAPSITDSMSQYASANDLQALEASTSSGTMSQYASANNLQELDDEEEEEDPDQVFDAIGADDMIDAKAEEFILQFYQQMRRQNIDSMSGQFN from the coding sequence ATGACGGAAGGCGTATTCACCATCACAGCAACTGACAACGACAACAGCAGAGCTCAAGCGTCTATAATTTCCAATTACAATATTGACACCCGCAATGATGTCGTCGAAACCCTGCAGCCTAACGGCGTCATTAATAACGGAGAGAGGCTCACCGATGACGTAATgaggaagacgaagaagaagccaGGTGTATTTGGCTTGTTCAAAGCTGCAATGTTCGTGTTGCGCCATCGTACAAAAGGAAAGCAGAAAGCAGCTCAGGTAGCTGTGTCATCCACCAAGGGAGATTGGAAGAAGCTGGTGGGGTCCATGCGGCCTCTGCATCTCCAGGACAACAATAGCCAGGCGGCGTACGACTACTGTGCCACCACATCTTCACCCTCAGCTTTGTCGTGTAGCGGAACCATGAGCCAGTACGCTTCGGCAAGCGATCTCCAAGCAATGGATGTTCCTGCTGCTGGTGCACCCTCAATTACTGACAGCATGAGCCAGTACGCTTCAGCAAACGATCTCCAAGCACTGGAGGCCTCAACTTCTTCTGGCACCATGAGCCAGTATGCTTCCGCAAACAATCTCCAAGAACTCGATGACgaggaggaagaagaggatcCTGACCAGGTCTTCGATGCTATTGGCGCTGACGACATGATCGATGCCAAGGCCGAGGAGTTCATCCTTCAGTTTTACCAACAGATGAGGCGTCAAAACATTGACTCAATGAGCGGccaattcaattaa